DNA sequence from the Halanaerobiales bacterium genome:
TAATTATTTAATAAAAGATGAAAAAAAGGTTGAGGAAGCTTTTAATGATTTAGGGTCTGGTAAAACACCCCTTATGGTAGAAAGATATATACCATTTAAAAAAGAAATATCAATTATTGCTGCCAGAGCTCTTAATGGAGATATGGAGGTTTATCCAATAGGAGAAAATGACCACAAAAATAATATATTATATGAAACAAAAGTTCCAGCAGAGATTTCTGATAAGTTAAAAAATGAAGCAGAAGATTTCGCTAAAGAAGTATTGGAAGTTTTTGAAGGAGTAGGAATTTTTTGTGTTGAAATGTTTGTTACTGAAGATAATGAACTTTTAGTAAATGAAATAGCTCCCAGACCTCATAATTCTGGTCACTATTCTATTGAGGGTTGTGTTACCTCTCAATTTGAACAACATATAAGAGCTATTGCTGATTTACCCTTAGGTGATCCTTCTTTAATTAAACCTTCAGTTATGAGAAATATTCTTGGTTCAGGAAAGAAAGGTAAAGCTAAGGTTGTTGGTTTTGAATCAGCTCTGGAAGTTAAAGGTGCTAAAGTTCATATTTATAATAAAAAGATGGCCCGTCCTGGAAGAAAGATGGGACATTTAACTGTTACAGCTGATAATCTTAATGAGGCAGCCCAAAAAGCTTATAAAGCAAGTGAATTAATAGATATTAAAGGATAAAAATTAATATTCAGGAGGTTAAAAAATGGATAACAAGGTAGGTATTATTATGGGAAGTGATTCTGACCTTCCCATTATGAAGGAAGCAGCTGAGATTTTAGATGATTTTAATCTTGACTATGAATTAACAGTAGTTTCAGCTCATAGGACTCCAGAAAGATTATATAATTATGCTGAAAATGCAGAAGAGGAAGGTTTTGATGTAATTATAGCTGGAGCGGGTGGAGCAGCTCATCTGCCAGGGATGGTAGCAGCGATAACTTCTTTACCAGTTATAGGAGTTCCAATAAAAACTTCTAAACTTAGTGGTCTTGATTCACTTTATTCAATAGTTCAAATGCCAGGTGGAGTTCCAGTAGCTACAGTAGCAATTAATGGAGCAAAAAATGCTGCTTTACTTGCTATTGAAATGTTAAGTATTGCTAATGTAGATTTGAGAAATAAATA
Encoded proteins:
- a CDS encoding 5-(carboxyamino)imidazole ribonucleotide synthase → MNKKDKSKQKIGIIGGGQLGKMMILEAKKMGFYVSILDPTKECPADSIADEHLVADFDDHQAIRKLAEKTDILTYEFEHIGVEILKELEAEGYNIYPTAHSLEIIQNKFNQKTVLKDDKIAVPDFKKVDNLDDIKKGAKEFGYPLMLKSCTGGYDGKGNYLIKDEKKVEEAFNDLGSGKTPLMVERYIPFKKEISIIAARALNGDMEVYPIGENDHKNNILYETKVPAEISDKLKNEAEDFAKEVLEVFEGVGIFCVEMFVTEDNELLVNEIAPRPHNSGHYSIEGCVTSQFEQHIRAIADLPLGDPSLIKPSVMRNILGSGKKGKAKVVGFESALEVKGAKVHIYNKKMARPGRKMGHLTVTADNLNEAAQKAYKASELIDIKG
- the purE gene encoding 5-(carboxyamino)imidazole ribonucleotide mutase, producing MDNKVGIIMGSDSDLPIMKEAAEILDDFNLDYELTVVSAHRTPERLYNYAENAEEEGFDVIIAGAGGAAHLPGMVAAITSLPVIGVPIKTSKLSGLDSLYSIVQMPGGVPVATVAINGAKNAALLAIEMLSIANVDLRNKYKEYKDSMEKEVQKTAARVEKMGYKDYLEKYDK